In the Calderihabitans maritimus genome, TAGTTCTCGCTGAATCAGGTCGGGCGAACTTTAGTAAAGAGGCCGGGATGTTAATCCCAGCCCCATAAGCAAACTTTCTACTTAGCTATTGCCCAAGTCCTGCTTTTTTTAAGATTTCAACATCGATACCTCTGGTATTACAGCAATTTACTAATTTGCCGTCAATAGCTACAGCAGGAACTGATTTAATATCATATTGTTTTGCTTTTTCTACACATTCGTTAGTATCGCATCTTTTATTCAAATCATAAATCCTAACTTCA is a window encoding:
- a CDS encoding glutaredoxin, with the translated sequence MANKRVVEVFTAGCFICENAIKEIKALASSNCEVRIYDLNKRCDTNECVEKAKQYDIKSVPAVAIDGKLVNCCNTRGIDVEILKKAGLGQ